In Populus trichocarpa isolate Nisqually-1 chromosome 7, P.trichocarpa_v4.1, whole genome shotgun sequence, the following proteins share a genomic window:
- the LOC7495523 gene encoding GATA transcription factor 5 — MLSSLIQCFTKLFSSPKFTTPSLLSFSYPLRFRFKKQEMECVEGALKTSFRKEMAMKFSPQVLDDFWAVNVPNGMSSDDFSVEKLLDFSNENDFIEEEEEEGGDKEKPCVFSVSVSPKQEALEEDKNSDSSPGFAVKDDFFSVPTSELCVPTDDFASLEWLSHFVEDSNSEYAAPFPTNVSPPEPKKENPVEQEKLVLEEPLFKTPVPGKARSKRTRNGVRVWPLGSPSLTESSSSSSSTSSSSPSSPWLVYSKPCLKVEPVWFEKPVAKKMKKPAVEAAAKGCGSNSSRRCSHCGVQKTPQWRAGPNGSKTLCNACGVRYKSGRLLPEYRPACSPTFSKELHSNHHRKVLEMRRNKEGLVPTEPGLAQPFVPSFG; from the exons ATGCTTTCATCTCTCATTCAATGCTTTACCAAACTCTTCTCCTCTCCAAAATTCACAACCCCTTCTCTCCTCTCCTTCTCTTATCCTCTTCGCTTCAG gttcaagaaacaagaaatgGAATGTGTTGAAGGCGCTTTGAAGACCAGTTTTAGAAAAGAAATGGCCATGAAATTTAGCCCGCAAGTTTTAGACGATTTTTGGGCAGTTAATGTTCCCAACGGCATGTCGTCTGATGATTTCTCTGTTGAAAAGCTCTTAGACTTCTCTAATGAAAACGACTtcattgaagaagaagaggaggaggggGGAGATAAAGAGAAACCTtgtgttttttctgtttctgtttctccTAAGCAAGAAGCCCTTGAAGAAGACAAAAACAGTGACAGTAGTCCTGGTTTTGCTgtcaaagatgattttttttctgttcctACAAGTGAACTTTGTGTGCCG ACGGATGATTTTGCAAGTCTTGAATGGCTGTCACATTTTGTGGAGGATTCCAACTCGGAATACGCCGCTCCGTTTCCGACAAATGTTTCTCCGCCGGAGCCGAAAAAAGAGAACCCGGTGGAACAGGAGAAGTTGGTTTTAGAAGAGCCCTTGTTTAAGACCCCGGTTCCAGGCAAGGCTAGAAGCAAGAGAACAAGAAATGGTGTAAGAGTTTGGCCACTCGGGTCGCCCTCTTTAACAGAATCATCAAGTTCCTCCTCTTCAACATCCTCTTCAAGCCCTTCAAGCCCTTGGTTAGTTTACTCCAAACCCTGTTTGAAAGTTGAACCGGTTTGGTTCGAGAAACCGGTGgcgaaaaagatgaaaaaaccgGCTGTTGAGGCAGCGGCAAAAGGTTGTGGTTCCAACTCGTCGAGGAGGTGCAGCCATTGTGGGGTTCAAAAGACTCCACAATGGAGAGCCGGTCCAAATGGTTCCAAAACCCTTTGCAATGCTTGCGGGGTTCGATACAAGTCGGGTCGGTTACTGCCCGAGTACAGACCGGCTTGCAGCCCAACTTTCTCAAAGGAATTGCACTCGAACCATCATCGTAAAGTGCTTGAAATGCGAAGGAATAAGGAGGGTTTGGTTCCGACTGAACCAGGTCTGGCCCAACCCTTTGTACCCAGTTTTGGGTAG